Proteins from a single region of Gambusia affinis linkage group LG12, SWU_Gaff_1.0, whole genome shotgun sequence:
- the metap1d gene encoding methionine aminopeptidase 1D, mitochondrial yields the protein MAAAVARCSLGLPSRKGVDCFLRRVSSLGRWSRSKDLLCEQHRSFFWRKWKSSHNVVRPATVRPAYGVPKHIVQPDYVSTGLVPEWPDYIEIKNQEQIEGLARACQLARHVLLLAGGSLKVGMTTDEIDFIVHQETIRHNAYPSPLGYGGFPKSVCTSVNNVVCHGIPDSRKLEDGDIINIDVTVYSDGYHGDTSETFLIGQVDEVGQRLVETARRCRDEAIAVCKPGTQLCVIGNTISEIAQSNGFQVCPYFIGHGIGSYFHCHPEIWHHANDNDITMDEGMSFTIEPIVMEGSPEFRILKDKWTAVSVDDKRSAQFEHTVLITSDGVKILTKLPEENNL from the exons ATGGCGGCCGCCGTTGCTCGCTGCTCTTTGGGGCTCCCCAGCAGGAAAG GAGTGGATTGTTTCCTGCGAAGAGTTTCATCTCTCGGAAGGTGGAGTCGCTCCAAAGATCTTCTGTGTGAGCAACATCGTAGCTTTTTCTGGCGGAAATGGAAAAGTTCTCACAACGTGGTTCGGCCGGCTACTGTTCGGCCAGCCTACGGAGTACCTAAG CACATCGTGCAGCCCGACTACGTCAGCACTGGGCTGGTCCCAGAATGGCCAGACTACATCGAGATCAAGAACCAAGAGCAGATCGAAGGCCTTGCTAGAGCATGTCAACTTGCCAGACACGTACTGCTACTTGCTGGAGGCAGTCTGAAA GTTGGCATGACAACAGATGAAATAGACTTTATTGTGCACCAGGAGACAATCAGGCACAATGCTTACCCCTCCCCTCTTGGATATGGAGGTTTTCCTAAGTCAGTCTGTACATCTGTCAACAATGTGGTGTGTCATGGCATACCTGACAG CCGCAAACTTGAAGATGGTGACATTATCAACATCGACGTCACA GTGTATTCGGatggttaccatggtgacaCCTCAGAAACCTTCTTGATTGGTCAGGTGGATGAGGTCGGACAGCGGCTGGTAGAGACGGCGAGGCGTTGCAGAGATGAAGCCATTGCCGTATGCAAACCAGGAACACAGCTTTGTGTTATAGGAAATACTATCAG TGAAATAGCCCAGTCCAACGGCTTTCAGGTTTGTCCGTATTTCATTGGACATGGAATAGGCTCGTATTTTCATTGCCATCCCGAGATTTGGCACCATG CTAATGATAATGACATAACCATGGATGAAGGGATGTCTTTCACAATAG AGCCTATAGTGATGGAGGGGTCTCCAGAGTTCAGAATCCTTAAGGACAAATGGACCGCGGTGTCGGTCGACGATAAAAG GTCAGCTCAGTTTGAACACACGGTGCTCATCACATCTGACGGAGTGAAGATTCTCACCAAACTACCAGAAGAAAACAATCTGTGA